From the Oceanispirochaeta sp. genome, one window contains:
- a CDS encoding carbohydrate ABC transporter permease has product MLEARKKHAKFLFLFIFPAFIVYTVFMLLPILNSMKYSLYTGEGLIPDQFVGLDNYIRLFTEERYYTKFWNAFRNNIKFFVIVTIVQNVLGFFMAVLVTRSFKGSGFIRKLSFLPTTLSVLVVGYIFKLILNPYYGVFDKFLGLIGFESLILPWLGDPRTALFVVAIAVSWQFFGESVLFYTSGIDGISKSIMEAARIDGANIWQEIYHIILPSVLPIVGIVTILIFIGDFTQFDIIFAMTGTRGDPNYSTDLFGSLFYRTAFSSSERGGWGTGMGAAVATMMFVVVTIGVGAFLTFFTKKREALEK; this is encoded by the coding sequence ATGCTTGAGGCCAGAAAGAAACATGCCAAGTTTTTGTTTCTCTTTATTTTCCCGGCATTTATCGTTTACACAGTGTTCATGCTGCTGCCAATATTAAACTCTATGAAATACAGCCTCTATACCGGGGAAGGCCTGATCCCGGATCAATTTGTTGGACTCGATAATTACATACGCTTATTCACAGAAGAGCGATATTATACAAAGTTCTGGAATGCCTTCCGGAATAATATAAAATTTTTCGTTATCGTGACGATTGTACAGAATGTACTGGGGTTTTTTATGGCCGTTCTGGTGACCAGATCCTTCAAGGGTTCCGGTTTCATCAGAAAACTGAGTTTTCTGCCCACGACCCTGTCCGTCCTGGTTGTAGGGTATATTTTTAAATTGATTCTCAACCCCTACTATGGTGTTTTTGACAAGTTTCTAGGGCTCATCGGTTTCGAAAGTCTTATTCTTCCCTGGCTGGGAGATCCCAGAACGGCTCTCTTTGTTGTGGCCATTGCCGTGAGTTGGCAGTTTTTCGGGGAGTCAGTACTCTTCTATACCTCGGGCATTGACGGGATCAGTAAATCCATCATGGAAGCCGCCAGGATTGATGGAGCCAACATCTGGCAGGAGATTTATCATATTATCCTTCCCTCTGTACTCCCCATTGTGGGAATCGTCACCATTCTGATCTTTATCGGAGACTTTACTCAGTTTGACATTATTTTTGCCATGACAGGGACAAGGGGTGATCCCAACTACAGCACAGACCTCTTCGGCTCCCTCTTCTATAGAACGGCTTTCTCCTCATCAGAACGGGGCGGTTGGGGAACCGGCATGGGGGCGGCAGTAGCCACCATGATGTTCGTTGTCGTCACCATAGGTGTCGGTGCCTTTCTGACCTTCTTTACTAAGAAAAGGGAGGCTCTGGAAAAATGA